A genome region from Arachidicoccus soli includes the following:
- the tnpB gene encoding IS66 family insertion sequence element accessory protein TnpB (TnpB, as the term is used for proteins encoded by IS66 family insertion elements, is considered an accessory protein, since TnpC, encoded by a neighboring gene, is a DDE family transposase.), whose translation MLHLSASCRYFYYNGFADMRKGAYSLSGLVRNEMRLEALAGDVFIFIGRRGNKIKLLQWDTDGFALYEKGLERGVFERPVSNTSGHFSISAHQLQYILQGIVLKSIRYKKRYSHGD comes from the coding sequence ATGTTGCATCTGAGTGCCTCATGCCGGTACTTCTATTACAACGGTTTTGCCGACATGCGTAAGGGAGCTTACAGCCTTAGTGGCCTGGTGCGCAATGAAATGAGATTGGAGGCACTGGCTGGCGATGTATTTATTTTTATTGGCCGACGCGGCAACAAAATAAAATTATTGCAATGGGATACAGACGGCTTTGCGTTGTATGAAAAAGGCTTGGAGCGAGGTGTTTTTGAAAGGCCTGTTTCCAATACAAGCGGACATTTTAGCATATCAGCTCATCAGTTGCAATACATTTTGCAAGGCATTGTTTTGAAAAGTATTCGATATAAAAA
- a CDS encoding helix-turn-helix transcriptional regulator: protein MSSKWLAEQLGKNEATISRWCTNDVQPTLNTLASIAELLGVQITDLINNEQK from the coding sequence ATGAGCAGTAAATGGCTTGCCGAACAACTTGGTAAAAACGAAGCAACAATTTCAAGGTGGTGTACTAATGACGTACAACCTACTTTGAATACATTGGCTTCAATTGCTGAATTACTTGGTGTTCAGATTACTGACTTGATAAACAATGAACAGAAATAG
- the tnpA gene encoding IS66 family insertion sequence element accessory protein TnpA, with protein sequence MKYRNQTKAEAMRSHIESCAKSGLSVSDYCTQNGLVKSSYYYWYKRLTMENTPTGFIPISVNSKAAGSVEIIYPNAVQLSYSGNLDVSLLKALVCCI encoded by the coding sequence ATGAAGTATAGAAATCAAACAAAAGCAGAAGCCATGCGTTCGCATATTGAGTCATGTGCTAAAAGTGGATTATCAGTTAGCGATTATTGCACACAAAATGGGTTAGTAAAATCCTCGTACTATTACTGGTACAAGAGGCTGACAATGGAAAATACTCCAACCGGTTTTATTCCTATATCCGTAAACTCAAAAGCAGCAGGTTCAGTAGAGATAATCTATCCCAACGCAGTACAATTAAGTTATTCAGGCAACCTGGATGTTTCCTTATTAAAAGCATTGGTATGTTGCATCTGA